GTCCATAAGGGTTGGTAGAAGTGTTTGTCCGACGGTTCGATGACCGCGATGTCCAGCTTCTTGCCGGAGCGGGTCAGGCGGGCCGCGGTGGTGATGCCCGCGGTTCCGCCGCCGATGATCAGGACCTGATGACGCGATTCGCTCATGGTATACTCCTCATTCCTAAACACTCAAGTTAAGTAAACGGCAGGGAATGCGCGGTATCCAGTTTCAGATGTCCCGGCCGGGGGCTCGGTTAGACTGATGAGGATGCGCCCGGAAGAGCCCGTGGACCTCCCTGAAGCCCTGGCGGACGCGCTCGAGCCGCTGTCCTTGCGCGCGGGCCGCGAGGTCTTCGCCGAGGGGGAGCCCGCCGCGGCGCTCTACCTGGTGGCCTCGGGCTGGGTGCGGCTCTACCGCCTCAGCCCCAAGGGACGCGAGGTGACGACGCTGGTGCTCGACCCCGGCGAACTCTTCGGGGAAGAGGCGCTGGAGGAGGAGGGGCGCTACGCCCACCACGCCGAGGCGCTGACGCCTGCGCGGGTCCTGCGGCTGCCGCGGCCGGGCCTGCTGGCGGCCTGGCGGTCGGCCGAGGTGCGCCGCTGGTTGCTCGAGCGGATCGTCCGGCGCTTGCACGCGGCCCAGGACCGCTACCGCGAGCGGCGCTACCACGAGGTGCTGCCGCGCCTGGCGGCGCTGCTCGTCGAGCAGATGCGCCCCGGGCGCGAGGGGTTGGAGGTGCCGCTGAGCCACGAACAGATGAGCCACCGTCTGGGCACCGGACGTGATACGGTGACGCGGGCGCTGGGCGCGCTGGCCCTGCGCGACCTGCTGGAGATCAACTACCGCCGGGTGGTGGTGTTGGACCCCGAGGCCGTCCGCCGGCTGGCCTCGGGGCTGGGGGAGGATCGTGAGTAAGGTACGTTCGGCCTTCTTGCAAGGACGCTTGCGCAGTTTCCTGCCGTTCGGGCCCGAGGACCTGCCCGCGCGCATCGCCGCGGAGCGCGCGGCCCCGCGGGCCGAGCTGGCCGCGGCCGTCGAGGCCTACCTGCAGCGTCTGGGGGCGCCCGAGTCGAGCCTCGCGGCCGCCCGCCGGCTCGCGCATCCCGAAAGCCGCGTCGTGATCACCGGCCAGCAGGCGGGGTTGCTGACGGGCCCGGCCTTCACCCTCTACAAGGCCCACTCCGCGCTGAAGCTCGCCTACGCCTACGACGACGCCGAGCGTCCCGTGGTCGGGCTCTTCTGGGTGGCGAGCCAGGACCACGACACCGCCGAGGTGAGTCGGGTGCACTTCCTCGACGCCGACGAGCGGATCCGTGAGCTCGCCCTCGAACTTCCCCCGGCGGTCCCGGTGGCCCGCGTCCCCTTCGCGCCCTACCGCGACCGCGTGCGTGAATTCCTCGAGGCCTTCGGCGGCGACGCCGGCGTGCGCAAGCGGATCGAACGCGCCCTCGAGGGCGAATGGACCTACGCCGAGGCCTTCGCCCGGTTGCTGCTCGCCTTCCTGGGGCCGCACGGGGTCGTGCCCCTCGACCCCATGGCCCCCGAACTGGCGCCCCTCTTCGCCCCCGCGATGGAGCGCGAGCTCGAAGACCCGCTGGCCTCGTCGATGGCGATCAACGCCGCCGGGGAGGCGCTCAAGTCGCTGGGCATCCCCCCTTCGCTGGGGCGGCCGGCGGGCGCGACCAACGTCTTCCTGGAAGGCGAGGACGGCCGGCGCCGGCTCCTCTACTACGACGACGGGGTGTTCTCCGACGGCGTGCGCAGCTACCGCCTCGCGGACCTGAAGGCGATCCTGCATAGCGACCCCGCCCGGATCACCCCCGCGGCGGGCCTCCGGCCGGTGGTGCAGGACGCGGTCGTTCCCACCGCGGGCCTGGTCGTGGGCCCGGGGGAGATGGCCTACGTGGCCCAGCTCGCCGGGGTCTACCGGCTGCACGGCCTCGAGCCCCCGGCGGTCATCGACCGCATGCACGGGCTGGTGCTCGAGCCCCCGGTGCGCCGGATCCTGGAGAAGTACACCCTCAACCCCTGGGCCTTCCTCGAGGCCCCCGAGGAGGCGATGCTGGAGGCGCTGGCGCGCACGAGCACCGCCGCGGCCGAGCTGGAACGGGGGCTGCGGCGCGTGGAGGACGAGTTCAGCCGCATGCTCGCCGCGCTGCCCGCGCTCGACCCCACGCTGATCGGCGCCTTCGAGCGCAGCCAGCGGCGGCTCGAGGGCGAGATCGAGCGCCTGCGCGGCAAGCTGCTCGCGGCCGAGTTGCAGCAGAAACGGATCGTGCGCGACCAGTTCCGGCGCCTGCTCACCCACCTGCGCCCCCTCGGACGGCCGCAGGAGCGGGTCTACGGCTTCCTGGGCTTCCTGCTCAAACACGGCCCCGACGTGCTCGAGCGCCTCTGCAAGGCCCCGGCGCGCGGCCACGTGACCCTCGAGGCCTGAGGGCTGCGCTAGACTGAGTTCGTATGAAACGCGGCCTCCTCGCTATCCTTTTCGCGCTCGTCCTGGGCGCCGCGGCCCAGTCGCCGCCGGTGCGGGTGCTGCTCGAGGAGACCGGGCTGGCCGTGGTTGAACTCGAGGGCGCCCACAGCCTCTGGAACTGGGCCGGACGCATCGCCGACGACGGGGGGCCGCGCGTCTACCGCCTGCTCGCCAGCGATCGCGGTATCGAGCTCGTCTGCGACGACCCTCCCTGCCCCGCCAGCGGCTACATGGGCAACCTCCTTTCCTTCGTGCCGCGCGAGGGGGCCTTCGCCGTCTCGGGCCGCCGTTACCGCGGCTTCCTGCGCGTCGTCTGGCAGGACGGGCGGCTGCTCCTGATCAACCGCATCGGACTCGAGGACTACCTCCAGGGCGTCCTTCCCGGCGAGGTGCCCGCTTCCTTTCCCTTCGAGGTGCTGCGGGCCCAGGCCATCCTGGCGCGCACCTACACGCTCAGCCGCCTGGGGTCCAACCCCTACTACGACCTCTGCGACACCGCCCGCTGCCAGGTCTACCTCGGCCTCGACGCCGAGACCCCCCGCCACACCGAGGCGGTGCGCGCCACCGCGGGGCGCATCCTCGCCTACCGCGGCGAGCCCATCTCCGCCGTCTACCACGCCGATTCGGGCGGAACCACGGCCGCCGCCGAGGAGGTCTGGGGCGGCTCCATCCCCTACTTGCAGGCCCGCGACGACCCCTGGTCCCTGGCCAAGCGCTGGCGCGTGCAGGTCAGCGGGCGCCAGGTGCAGCGGGTGCTGCAGGACCTGGGCTACAGCCCCGGCGCGGTGCAGTCGCTGAAGGTGCTGGACAAGGGGCCGAGCGGCCGCATCACCCGCCTGGAAGTCGTGGGGACGAACGCGCGCATCGTTCTGGGGACGCCCAAGTCGGCCCGCTTCCTGCGGGCGCTGGGCCTTCCCTCAACCCTGGCCACCCTCTCCGGCTGGACGTTCAGCGGCCGCGGCTCCGGCCACGGCGTGGGGATGAGCCAGTGGGGCGCCCGGGGCTTCGCCAAGCGCGGCTGGAACTACCGCGAGATCCTCGCCTACTACTACCCCCACACCGTGCTGACCTCCTACCGCCTGAGCGCCAGCCGCTAACCCTTCCTGACCGCGCCGTTGCGACCAAACGTGCCGCCGGCCTGCCCACGAAACTCATTCGCAAAACACGGTAGAGTAAGGAGGGGATCCCCGATATGCGGCCCGGGCCGCGCGGGTTATCAAGTTAGGGGGCGGTATGGAACGCGTAGCCATATTTATCGATGGCAGCAACCTTTATAAAGGTTTGGTTTCCACGCTGGGTTCGGAGTACCGGCTCGACTTCGTGAAGTTCATCGAGACCCTGGTCGCCGGCCGCAAGCTGCTCAGGGCCTACTACTACAACGCACCCCTGCCCACCGAGGACGCCGCCAGCCGGGCGCACCAGAGCTTCCTCAACTACCTCAAACGCGTGCCCTACGTTTCGGTCCGCCTGGGGCGGCTCGAGCGTCGCGGCGACACCTTCGTGGAGAAGGGCGTGGACATCCAGATCGCCGTCGACATGCTGCGGCTCGCCTACGCCCGCGCCTACGACGTGGGGGTGCTGGTCAGCGGCGACGGCGACTTCGCCGAGGTGGTGCGGGTGATCCAGGACATGGGGATGCAGGTCGAGAACGCCACCTTCCACGCGCTTTCCTCCTACCGGCTCGCCCAGCAGGCCGACCGTTTCTACCCCCTCGACGAGTTCCCCTGGGACACCCTCAAGTCGAGCCACGACTGATCCAGGCCGTCGCGATCAGGTAGAGGCCCAGCCCCAGCAGGGCGAGGTCGCCCAGCCGCACCAGCGCGTGCTGCACCGTGCTGCGGTGCATGCGCGCCGCCAGCCAGGCCAGCACGGCCTTGCTGCCGACGATCGTCAGGTAGAAACCCAGCAGGAACCCCCAGGCGCCCGCGCCCAGCCGGTGCAGCAGCGGCGCCCCCACCAGGAACCAGAAGAGGTACATGTGCGGGTTCGTCAGGTTCATGACGACGGCGGCGCGCAGGCTTTCGGCGGCGGGAGCGGGTTCGGCCGGGGCGGCGGGCGCGGGCCGCAGGCCCGCGTAGCCGAGGCGCAGCAGGTAGAGTCCGCCGAGCAGCTGCAAGGCGCCGAGCGCCGCGGCGGGGAGCGCGCCGCCCGCCCACCAGGCGAGCGCCACCACCCAGCTGTCGCTGAGGAGCGGCGCCGTGGCCGCCAGCATGCCTGCGCGGGCGCCCTTCCGCACCGCTTCGCGCAGCACCAGGGCGAGCAGGGGGCCGGGGCTGAGGCCCGCGCTCAGGCCCAGGGCGGCCCCTAGGAGGAGGGCTTCCACTCGAGCACCACCGCTTCCTCGATCGGACTCAGCGCGTGGGCGCCGTCCACCTCGGCCGCCTCGCCGGGCCGCAGGTGCAGGTAGCGTCCGTCGGGCAGGTCGACGAGCAGCTCCCCCGCGACGAGCAGGTAGAGCGCGCGGCCCTCGCCGCGCGCCTCCGCCGCGGTCAGCCGGCGCACCTCCAGCCCCGGCCAGCCGGGCAGCTCGAACCGTCCGCCGGCGGCGAGCTGGGCGAGGGGGAGGCGGACCGCGCGCGTCACGTCCTGATTATACGGAGGCTTGACTTACGCTCCTGAAAGGTATAAAATTAACAAGTTTGCGGGCAAAACCCACCCGAGGTTCCTGGACGGGGCATGGGCGGGGCCCCGGAAAGGAACAGCATGTTTAGAGAACTCGGACTCAGCGAGCAGGCCTTGGCCGCGCTCGAAGAAAAAGGCATCGCCACCCCCACCCCCATCCAGAACGAGGCCCTACCCGCCGCACTCGCGGGGGGCGACGTGCTCGGCCTGGCGCGCACCGGCACCGGCAAGACGCTGGCCTTCGCGCTGCCCATAGCCGAGCGGCTCGAGCCCTCGCGCACGCCCGGCCGCCCTCCCCGGGCGCTGGTCCTCGCGCCCACGCGCGAGCTCGCGCTGCAGGTCGCGGGCGAGCTGGAGTGGGTGGCGCCGCACCTGCGGATCGTCACCGTCTACGGCGGTACCGGCTACGGCAGCCAGGCGGCGGCGCTGAAGCGCGGCGCCGACGTCGTGGTGGCCACGCCCGGCCGCGCCATCGACTACCTCAACCGTGGGGTGCTCGACCTCGCGCAGGTGCGCATCGCCGTCCTCGACGAGGCCGACGAGATGCTCTCGATGGGCTTCGAAGAGGCCGTGGAGACCCTGCTCGGGGCTACGCCCGCAGAGCGCCAGACCCTGATGTTCTCGGCCACCCTTCCCGGCTGGGCCAAGCGGCTGGTGGGCCGTCACCTGAAGGAGCCGACCGTCGTCAACGTCGTTCAGGACGAGGAGGTCAGCTACCGCGAGATCGCCATCGAGGCCTCGCCCTCCGCGCGCATGAGCGCGCTCTCGGACCTGCTGCATGCGCACGGACCCGAGCGCGCCATCGTCTTCACCCGCACCAAGAAGGAGGCCGACGAGGTGGCCCGGGCGCTCACCGCCCGCGGGCACGCCGCCGAAGCGGTGCACGGCGACCTCAACCAGACCCAGCGCGAGCGCTCCGTCGGCCGTTTCCGCAGCGGCCAGGTGGGCGTGCTCGTCGCCACCGACGTGGCCGCGCGCGGCCTCGACATCCCCGAGGTGGACCTGGTCGTCCACCTCCGCCTCCCCGAGCGGGCCGAGTCCTACCAGCACCGCTCCGGCCGTACCGGCCGTGCCGGCCGCAGCGGCACCGTGATCATCTTTCACTCGAGCCGCGAGCGCCGCGAGCTGGGGCAGCTCGAGCGCGCCGTCGGGCGCAAGTTCGAGCACGGCCGCGCCCCCGCCCCCGAGGAGGTGCAGCAGGCCAAGATCGCCGGGTTGCTGCGCCGCGCCGCCGCGCAGTCCGAGGAAGACCGCGCCGTTTGGCGCGAGGTCGCCCAGGCCTGGATCGAGCGCGAGGACGTCGAGTCGCTCGCGGGTCTGCTGGCCATGCTCCTGGGGGGCGCGCCGAAGCCGCGCAGCCTGCTGACCGGCGACGAGGGTTGGCGCACCTTGGAGCTGGAGGCCCCGCAGCTTTCGGCCGGCAAGGTCGTGGCCGTGCTCAAGCGCGCCGGCTTTTCCGACATCGGACGCATCCAGCTCGCCGGCGGCGTCGCCTACGCCGACGTTCGCGCCGGCGAGCTGGACCGGCTGGACGCGGTTCAGGGCCTGCGGGCGCGCCCGGCCGCCAAGGTCAAGGCCGCCCCGGCCCCGGCGCGGCGCAACGAGCGGCCGCGCGGTAAGCGCCGCCGCGTGAGCGCCTGACACTTTCCTTCTTGGACCGCGCGCCGCCCGAGGGCGGCGCGCGGCGTTTTGTGACGCGGTTGTGACGCAGGCCGGCCTACCCTCACGGTGGAGGTGCGGCATGAAGCTCAAGACCACGGCACTGACCCTCGCGCTGCTGGCGCTCGCCGCCTGCGGGCCCGGAGGCGGCGGCGGTGGCGGCGGCGTAACGGGCTGCAACCTGAGCGGCACGATCGACGCCCAGGTTACGCTCACGCCCTCGGCCTGCAACCCCTACCGGGTGACCGGGGACCTCTACGTCGAGGAGCCCGGAAAGCTGGTGATCGAACCCGGCACCACGCTCGAGTTCGCTCAGGACACCGGCCTCTACGTGAGCGGCCACGGCGCCCTGGTAGCGGTCGGGACCGCCGGCGCCAAGATCCTCTTCACCGGGGCGTCCAAGGTGCGCGGCTACTGGAAGGGCATCGTCTTCGATGCCGACGCCAACAGCTTCGACAACGAACTCAAGTACGTCGAGATCGAGTACGCCGGTGCGGACCAGCGCTGGGACGGCGGGGCCTACGGCAACTACCGCGCGGCGCTCGACCTGGAAAGCCGCAGCCGGCTCAAGATGACCTACTCGCTGATCCGCGAGAGCGCGGGCAGCGGTCTGCGCATGAGCACCGACGTGATCATCGGCGGCGACGACCTGCGCGACGGCGACTTCGCCCACAACACCGTGACCCAAAACGCCGGTTTCCCGGTCATCATGTACGCCAACGAGGTGGGTTTCCTGGACGCCAGCAACGACTTCACCGGAAACGACGCGGGTTACGACTACGTCCGCTTCTCGGGCGATTACGGTTACGTCCAGACGCAGACCTGGCAGCGGCTCAACGTGCCCTACCGGGTGATGGGGGCGCCCGCGACGGACAGCGGCCAGGTGCTGACCATCGCCCCGGGCGCCACGCTCGTCTTCGAACAGGACGCCTCGCTGTGGGCCTACGGCAGCAACTCGGCCCTCAAGGCCGTGGGCACCGTGACCGAGCCGATCACCTTCACCGCGCTCCAGCCTCAAAAGGGCTACTGGTACGGGCTCATCTTCAACGACACCGACAGCCACGACAACCTGCTGCACTACGTCGTCGTCGAGTACGGCGGTGCGGAAACCGACCCCGACCTGAAGGCCAACGTCACCGTTTACAGTTCGGGCAACGCCTCGAGCCAGTGGATCGAGATCAAGAACAGTACGATCCAGCACTCCTCCGGCCACGGCGTCTCCGTGGCCCCCGAGACGGCCTACAACTCGGACATCCTCACGAGCAACACCTTCGCCGACATCGACGGCGACGACCTCCACATCCAGCCGTAGCTGGCACGCCGCTGCGCCGGCGCGGCGGCGTGCGGTCTTCAAAGGTCCGGATAGGCTTCCTCGGCGATGTCCAGGGACTCGGCTCCGAATCCGCGCGTGACGATGATCTGGAATGCATCGGCGCGTAGGATGATTCGTTTCAGCTCCCGGCTCATATCCAGGAAGTTCATACCGATCGACACCTCCGCGTCTCCTAGGCCTCCGTAGGCGCCGTAGTAGTAGACACCGGAGAGGAAGTTGGGTAAGTCGTCGACCGCGTCGAAGGTGGGTACCGCATGGACCTCGGTGTTCGCCGGCGGCGGTAGGGTTACGAGCCGGACCTTGGTGCCGCTATGAAAGGCGAAGGTGATGCGGTAGTTGACCGGCTCGCCTCCCTCGGGACCGCCCGTCGTGCTCGTCAGCCGCCACAACACCTGCGATGCGTCCCCGGGTTGGATGAAGAGCGGGTCTTCGATCGATATGAAGGCAGGCGGGGTGGGTGGGTTGAGCGGCCGGGGTTCACCGTCCAGGCCCGCCAGAAAGCAGGTCGTGTAAATCTGGTCCAAGACCGGTGAGAAGGTGATCGATCCACCGCCCTGCAACTTGACGCTGACGTAGGGGAAGGGGTTGTCGTACGCGTCCGCTTGCCCATCCTCGTAGGCCTTACGGCACACGGCGTCTCTGTCGGAGGGGGCGGGATTGAAGAGGTGATGCACCCAGCCGCTAACGGTGTTGCCTTTCCCCTCACCCCC
This genomic stretch from Oceanithermus profundus DSM 14977 harbors:
- a CDS encoding LysE family transporter; this encodes MEALLLGAALGLSAGLSPGPLLALVLREAVRKGARAGMLAATAPLLSDSWVVALAWWAGGALPAAALGALQLLGGLYLLRLGYAGLRPAPAAPAEPAPAAESLRAAVVMNLTNPHMYLFWFLVGAPLLHRLGAGAWGFLLGFYLTIVGSKAVLAWLAARMHRSTVQHALVRLGDLALLGLGLYLIATAWISRGST
- a CDS encoding Crp/Fnr family transcriptional regulator codes for the protein MRPEEPVDLPEALADALEPLSLRAGREVFAEGEPAAALYLVASGWVRLYRLSPKGREVTTLVLDPGELFGEEALEEEGRYAHHAEALTPARVLRLPRPGLLAAWRSAEVRRWLLERIVRRLHAAQDRYRERRYHEVLPRLAALLVEQMRPGREGLEVPLSHEQMSHRLGTGRDTVTRALGALALRDLLEINYRRVVVLDPEAVRRLASGLGEDRE
- a CDS encoding NYN domain-containing protein, producing MERVAIFIDGSNLYKGLVSTLGSEYRLDFVKFIETLVAGRKLLRAYYYNAPLPTEDAASRAHQSFLNYLKRVPYVSVRLGRLERRGDTFVEKGVDIQIAVDMLRLAYARAYDVGVLVSGDGDFAEVVRVIQDMGMQVENATFHALSSYRLAQQADRFYPLDEFPWDTLKSSHD
- a CDS encoding SpoIID/LytB domain-containing protein, yielding MKRGLLAILFALVLGAAAQSPPVRVLLEETGLAVVELEGAHSLWNWAGRIADDGGPRVYRLLASDRGIELVCDDPPCPASGYMGNLLSFVPREGAFAVSGRRYRGFLRVVWQDGRLLLINRIGLEDYLQGVLPGEVPASFPFEVLRAQAILARTYTLSRLGSNPYYDLCDTARCQVYLGLDAETPRHTEAVRATAGRILAYRGEPISAVYHADSGGTTAAAEEVWGGSIPYLQARDDPWSLAKRWRVQVSGRQVQRVLQDLGYSPGAVQSLKVLDKGPSGRITRLEVVGTNARIVLGTPKSARFLRALGLPSTLATLSGWTFSGRGSGHGVGMSQWGARGFAKRGWNYREILAYYYPHTVLTSYRLSASR
- the bshC gene encoding bacillithiol biosynthesis cysteine-adding enzyme BshC; this encodes MSKVRSAFLQGRLRSFLPFGPEDLPARIAAERAAPRAELAAAVEAYLQRLGAPESSLAAARRLAHPESRVVITGQQAGLLTGPAFTLYKAHSALKLAYAYDDAERPVVGLFWVASQDHDTAEVSRVHFLDADERIRELALELPPAVPVARVPFAPYRDRVREFLEAFGGDAGVRKRIERALEGEWTYAEAFARLLLAFLGPHGVVPLDPMAPELAPLFAPAMERELEDPLASSMAINAAGEALKSLGIPPSLGRPAGATNVFLEGEDGRRRLLYYDDGVFSDGVRSYRLADLKAILHSDPARITPAAGLRPVVQDAVVPTAGLVVGPGEMAYVAQLAGVYRLHGLEPPAVIDRMHGLVLEPPVRRILEKYTLNPWAFLEAPEEAMLEALARTSTAAAELERGLRRVEDEFSRMLAALPALDPTLIGAFERSQRRLEGEIERLRGKLLAAELQQKRIVRDQFRRLLTHLRPLGRPQERVYGFLGFLLKHGPDVLERLCKAPARGHVTLEA
- a CDS encoding DEAD/DEAH box helicase, with the translated sequence MFRELGLSEQALAALEEKGIATPTPIQNEALPAALAGGDVLGLARTGTGKTLAFALPIAERLEPSRTPGRPPRALVLAPTRELALQVAGELEWVAPHLRIVTVYGGTGYGSQAAALKRGADVVVATPGRAIDYLNRGVLDLAQVRIAVLDEADEMLSMGFEEAVETLLGATPAERQTLMFSATLPGWAKRLVGRHLKEPTVVNVVQDEEVSYREIAIEASPSARMSALSDLLHAHGPERAIVFTRTKKEADEVARALTARGHAAEAVHGDLNQTQRERSVGRFRSGQVGVLVATDVAARGLDIPEVDLVVHLRLPERAESYQHRSGRTGRAGRSGTVIIFHSSRERRELGQLERAVGRKFEHGRAPAPEEVQQAKIAGLLRRAAAQSEEDRAVWREVAQAWIEREDVESLAGLLAMLLGGAPKPRSLLTGDEGWRTLELEAPQLSAGKVVAVLKRAGFSDIGRIQLAGGVAYADVRAGELDRLDAVQGLRARPAAKVKAAPAPARRNERPRGKRRRVSA